One region of Candidatus Bipolaricaulota bacterium genomic DNA includes:
- a CDS encoding sigma-70 family RNA polymerase sigma factor, with protein sequence MGDEAHLLARVAAGDEKAFARLYDQFADRVFRYSLTLLRDRHLAEEVTQETMTAVWKGAGGYSGRSRVSTWIFGIARNQAHRLLEREARARRRIDEPLFLPDPAEEIGRKEAVLHALEQLPASQREVVFLTFYEGLSYPEIAEVLGVPEGTVKSRMFHARRKLAEALR encoded by the coding sequence GTGGGGGATGAAGCCCATCTCTTGGCGCGGGTGGCCGCTGGTGATGAAAAAGCATTCGCGCGGCTGTACGATCAGTTCGCCGACCGCGTCTTCCGCTACTCCCTCACCCTCCTGCGCGATCGCCATCTCGCCGAGGAGGTGACGCAAGAGACGATGACCGCGGTATGGAAGGGTGCAGGAGGCTACTCCGGCCGATCGCGGGTATCGACTTGGATCTTCGGGATCGCCCGCAACCAGGCGCACCGACTCCTGGAGCGGGAAGCGCGGGCGCGGCGGCGGATCGATGAGCCGCTTTTCCTCCCCGACCCGGCCGAGGAGATCGGAAGAAAAGAGGCGGTCCTCCATGCCCTGGAGCAACTCCCCGCTTCCCAGCGGGAGGTCGTCTTCCTCACGTTCTACGAAGGCCTCTCCTACCCGGAGATCGCGGAGGTCCTCGGGGTCCCGGAGGGGACGGTGAAGTCGCGGATGTTCCACGCGCGCAGAAAACTTGCGGAGGCGCTGCGATGA
- a CDS encoding mechanosensitive ion channel produces MNDFVNWFIERGPQIGLHLGGALLILLGGWLTSIIAVRVAGRLMNMSKLEFSSLLRQFISKLIRWTINAVALIMALGQLGVNIGPLIAGLGVTGFIIGFAMQQTLSNFAAGFMLLLYHPYDIGDEIEAAGATGIVEGMNLVNTTLQTEEGTVITIPNGKIWGGVIKNKGHRD; encoded by the coding sequence ATGAACGACTTCGTCAACTGGTTCATCGAACGGGGACCGCAGATCGGCCTGCACCTCGGCGGGGCGCTCTTGATCCTCCTCGGCGGATGGTTGACCAGCATCATCGCAGTCCGGGTGGCCGGCCGCTTGATGAATATGTCGAAATTGGAGTTCTCTAGCCTATTGCGCCAGTTCATCTCCAAGCTGATCCGCTGGACCATCAACGCCGTCGCCCTGATCATGGCGCTCGGACAGTTGGGGGTCAATATCGGTCCCCTGATCGCTGGGTTGGGAGTGACCGGATTCATCATCGGCTTCGCCATGCAGCAGACCCTGTCCAATTTCGCCGCCGGGTTCATGCTCCTCCTCTACCACCCTTATGATATCGGCGACGAGATCGAAGCGGCCGGGGCAACCGGGATCGTCGAGGGGATGAACCTGGTCAACACGACGCTGCAAACGGAGGAAGGGACGGTGATTACAATCCCCAACGGCAAGATCTGGGGCGGGGTGATCAAAAACAAGGGCCATCGGGATTGA
- a CDS encoding glucose-1-phosphate thymidylyltransferase — protein sequence MKGVVLCAGEGTRMRPLTYSLPKHLIPIANRPVIEHILGTLNQAGVTDIGIVVGPTTQISFQNALRDGSSLGVRLTYIVQDDPRGLAHAVSCAQGFVGDDPFLLYLGDNLLEAGVTGLVEKFAATTADAVITLYPVEDPSHFGVAEVDGDRIVRVVEKPARPVSNLAIVGAYVFTPAIFSAISRIRPSARGELEITDAIQRMIDDGLRVLPHRISGWWRDVGRPTELLAANAQLLEQISTRVEGTISRDCAVDGEVVVGKRSRLKNCTLIGPVMIGDGVSCADSRIGPNVSIGDDVVLNRATIRESILLSGAEVEEVSLANSLIGRGTIVKKTPTERDHTLLLGDHCRVELGED from the coding sequence ATGAAAGGAGTTGTCCTGTGTGCCGGGGAGGGGACGCGGATGCGTCCGCTCACCTACTCCCTGCCGAAGCACCTCATCCCGATCGCCAACCGTCCGGTGATCGAGCACATCCTGGGGACCCTCAACCAGGCCGGGGTCACCGACATCGGGATCGTGGTCGGGCCAACCACCCAGATCAGTTTCCAGAACGCCCTCCGGGACGGGTCGTCCCTCGGGGTGCGGCTCACCTACATCGTACAGGATGACCCGCGGGGGCTCGCCCACGCCGTGTCGTGTGCTCAGGGGTTCGTGGGGGACGATCCGTTCCTCCTCTACCTCGGGGACAACCTGCTCGAAGCCGGGGTGACCGGGTTGGTGGAGAAGTTTGCCGCGACCACGGCCGATGCGGTGATCACCCTGTACCCGGTCGAGGATCCGTCCCACTTCGGGGTGGCAGAGGTGGACGGGGATCGGATCGTCCGGGTAGTGGAGAAGCCGGCCCGCCCGGTGAGCAACCTGGCGATCGTGGGAGCGTACGTCTTCACCCCGGCGATCTTCTCGGCCATCTCCCGCATCCGTCCCTCCGCCCGCGGCGAACTGGAGATCACCGACGCGATCCAACGGATGATCGACGACGGGCTCCGCGTCCTCCCTCACCGGATCTCCGGCTGGTGGCGGGATGTGGGGAGGCCGACCGAGCTCCTCGCTGCAAACGCCCAGCTCCTCGAGCAGATTTCCACCCGGGTGGAGGGGACGATCTCCCGCGACTGCGCGGTCGACGGTGAGGTGGTGGTGGGAAAGAGATCGCGGCTCAAGAACTGCACCCTGATCGGTCCGGTGATGATCGGAGACGGGGTCAGCTGCGCCGACTCCCGCATCGGCCCGAACGTCTCGATCGGGGACGACGTCGTATTGAACCGGGCCACGATCCGAGAGAGCATCCTCCTATCCGGAGCAGAGGTGGAGGAGGTCTCCCTCGCAAACTCCCTGATCGGCCGGGGAACGATCGTGAAAAAGACCCCTACTGAACGGGATCACACCCTTCTCCTCGGCGACCACTGCCGCGTCGAACTCGGGGAGGATTGA
- a CDS encoding ATP-binding cassette domain-containing protein — MTSSPSLPRKRRSSPRSDCHTPAPDLYPKHDRDPAGGSDQAARATIAVDRVTATIRHGEFFGIVGPTGCGKTTLLRLISRFPIPASVGARS, encoded by the coding sequence ATGACGTCCTCTCCCTCCCTGCCGAGGAAGAGGAGGAGCTCGCCGCGTTCTGATTGTCATACGCCAGCTCCGGACCTATACCCGAAGCATGACCGAGATCCGGCTGGAGGGAGTGACCAAGCGGCTCGGGCGACCATCGCGGTCGACCGGGTGACGGCGACGATCCGCCACGGCGAGTTCTTCGGGATCGTCGGCCCGACCGGGTGTGGGAAGACGACCCTGTTGCGCCTGATCAGCCGATTTCCCATACCGGCTTCAGTGGGGGCTCGGTCTTGA